The Thalassospira sp. TSL5-1 sequence TCCAGGTTTTGGCTGCCCGTGCTTTCCAGCAATTGTTCGGTGCTGCCCTGGGCGAGTATTTTGCCATCATTCATGGCAATCAAATGATCAAACCGGCTGGCTTCATCCATATAGGCGGTGGCAACCAGCACGGTCATATTCGGGCGTGACTGGCGAATATCGTTAATCAGGTCCCAGAATTGCTGGCGCGAAAGCGGGTCCACCCCGGTTGTCGGTTCATCCAGGATCAGAATATCGGGGTCATGAATCAGCGCGCAGCACAGCCCCAGTTTTTGCTTCATCCCGCCCGAAAGATTGCCTGCCGGGCGTTTGGTAAAGGGGGCAAGTCCGGTGGCTGTGACCAGCCTGTCAATGCGCTGTTTGCGTTCCGGTTTTTTTTGACCAAACAGGCGACCAAAAAATTCCAGATTTTCGCGAACGGTCAGGTCCATATACAGGTTTTTGCCCAATCCTTGTGGCATATAGGCAATGCGCGGCGACGTTCTGGACCGCTGGCGGGCATTGCGCATGTCGCCATCAAGGGTGGTGACGTTTCCTGTTTGCACTTCGCGGGCCCCGGCAATCAGCCCCAAAAGGGTGGATTTGCCAACACCATCAGGGCCGATAAAACCGTAAATCTGTCCGGTGGGTAAGGTTAATTCGATATCGGACAGGGCTTGGGTTTTGCCATACATATGCGAAACAGCCTCGACCCTGACGGCGGCTGCCTGGTTTTGGGGGCGTTCCCGGTTCGTCGCCCGGGCGGGGCGCGCATCCCCTGTATTGCCGGTATCGTGGTCATTCGGGCCGGTCATTTGCCCGTTTCTCCTGTCGTGGCGTCGGAGCCTTGGCCGGTGGGCAGGTGCACATGCAACTGTTCCGGCCAGCCGCTATTGGATGCCAGCATGATATAGGCTTCGCCGGGCAGGCCGGTTTTGACCTTTTCGATATTGGCTTCCAGCAGGTCGGAGCTGATGCGCACTTTCACCCGAAACATCAGTTTTTCCCGTTCGGTGCGGGTTTCAACTTCGCGCGGGGTGAATTGTGCGTTGTCGGCGACAAAGGAAACCGTGGCGGGAATCACGAATTTGGCGGCGGCATCCAGCACGATGCGGGCTTCATTGCCGACATAGGCCAGGCCGGCCTGTGATGTGGGCAGGAAAACCGTCATATAAACGTCGGTCAGATCCAGGATCGTAACAACCTTGCCCCCTGCTGCCAAAACCTCGCCCGGTTCGGCCAGGCGATATTGCACACGCCCGGCGCGCGGGGCCGTCAGGACGGAATCATTAACCTGCACCTGAATACGGGCAACTTCGGCACCAGCGGCCTCGACTGAACGTTCGGCACTGGTCTGCCGGGCGCGGGCGGCTTCCAGGCGGGCAACGGCAACGTCGCGGTCGGCCTCGCGCTGGTCAACCTGCTCGCGCGAGATATTGTTGTTTTTAACCAGTTTCTGGGCCCGTTCAAGTTGCTGCCTTGCCAGGCGCAATTCGCTTTCCCGCTGGACAATTTCGGCCCTGGCCTCGGGCACGGCCTCCTGGGCGCGGGCCTGTTCGGCCATTGCCTGTGCCAGTTGGGCATCGAGTTCCGATGTATCCATTTTCGCCAGCACATCACCCGCCTGCACCATGTCACCTTCATCGACCAGAACTTGCGAAACACGTCCGGCATATTTGGTGGCAACATGGATTTCCTCGGCCTCGATCCGGCCATTGCCCGACGCAATATAGTCTGGCAGCGTATCCTGGTTTTGCAGCCAGGCATAATAGCCGCCCCCTGCAATGATGATCAAAACGGCCAGAACAATAAGGACGGGGCGCAAGGTTTTCATTGCAGGCAGGCTCCGGGTTAAAAACAGATGTACCATGCGGGATTTTCCGCAATGCGGAATATTAGGATACTATTGTATTTCTGCTTTGCCAGTAAGACTGGCAATTTTTGGGAATAATTTTAACTAACATATTTTTTCAGTTCAGGTCGTTGATCTGGAGCAAGGGTGATATTTCAGGACTTTGTCGGGGAACAATGGCAAAAAAGGCCCGCAGAAATGTGCGGACCTTCAGGGCGTTTGTGCGCACTTATGCGCAATTGAGTATATTTCAGGTTGTCACAATAACCTTGCCAGATATTCCGCCGGGCTTTGCGGGCGCGCACCTTCATATCGTTTGACCTGGCAGCGACAGGAAAACCCGGTCACCAGCATGTTCTCAATGCCGGTTTTTTCGGCCTTTTTCTGCCAGCTCATATCATACAGGCGACGTGAATTTTCCGCATTGGCGGTTTCATGGCCATAAACACCTGCCATGCCGCAACATCCGGTTTTTTCAGCCGTCAGTTTAATGCCAAAGGCATCAAAGATTTTTTGCCATTTCACCGCAACATCGGGGATTGATGTTTTTTCCGTGCAGTGGGGGAACAGGGTGGGCATTGCATCCCTGTTCAGGGTGGTGGCAATTTGCGGCGGGGTTAAGCGCCCGGTGCGAATTTCGCTTTCCAGCCATTCATGAAACAGGTTCACGCGGTAATCGGGCCGGTTGCTCAGGCGTTGGGCATATTCCTGACGATAGGTCAGCGTTACGCTGGGTTCCACCCCAATCAGCGGAATGCCAAATTGCGCCAGTTCGCCATAAACGGCATCG is a genomic window containing:
- a CDS encoding HlyD family secretion protein, with amino-acid sequence MKTLRPVLIVLAVLIIIAGGGYYAWLQNQDTLPDYIASGNGRIEAEEIHVATKYAGRVSQVLVDEGDMVQAGDVLAKMDTSELDAQLAQAMAEQARAQEAVPEARAEIVQRESELRLARQQLERAQKLVKNNNISREQVDQREADRDVAVARLEAARARQTSAERSVEAAGAEVARIQVQVNDSVLTAPRAGRVQYRLAEPGEVLAAGGKVVTILDLTDVYMTVFLPTSQAGLAYVGNEARIVLDAAAKFVIPATVSFVADNAQFTPREVETRTEREKLMFRVKVRISSDLLEANIEKVKTGLPGEAYIMLASNSGWPEQLHVHLPTGQGSDATTGETGK